The following are encoded in a window of Acipenser ruthenus chromosome 26, fAciRut3.2 maternal haplotype, whole genome shotgun sequence genomic DNA:
- the LOC131701772 gene encoding 55 kDa erythrocyte membrane protein-like, protein MTLKSNKNEPAAVFERVNSAHTSLSDLYLEQLLQNKTKPEKVVMQTQEAAGEEVYTNGSHRLGSTNGPSMNGKELTKMRLVQFEKSATEPMGVTLKLNEKQRCTVARILHGGMIHRQGSLHVGDEIAEINGSSVANQSVDQLQKMLKDTTGVVTFKIIPNQQAQSLAFEMYMRAQFDYDPTKDDLVPCKEAGLKFKTGDIIQIINKQDPNWWQGRLEGSESEFAGLIPSPELQEWRVASKTKSSEQGTQSCSPFGKKKKCKDKYLAKHSSIFDQLDVISYEEVVKLPAFNRKTLILIGAPGVGRSHIKSTLLTKYPEKFEYPSPHTTRPQKKDEEQGKQYYFISQESMTKCIADNELVEYGSFQGHMFGTKLETIHKIHEKGRIALLDIEPQILKLLRTAEFAPLVVFIAPTNTANQSESLQQIQKDSDAMRRAYGHYFDLSLVNNDVEETVKGLEEAMERASTAPQWVPVSWVY, encoded by the exons ATGACACTCAAATCTAATAAAAACGAGCCCGCTGCCGTATTTGAGCGAGTCAACAGTGCACATACCTCGCTTTCAGACCTGTACCTGGAGCAGCTACTGCAGAACAAAACCAAGCCGGAAAAG GTGGTGATGCAGACGCAGGAAGCCGCGGGAGAGGAGGTGTACACCAACGGGAGCCACCGATTGGGCAGCACCAACGGCCCTTCCATGAACGGGAAGGAGCTCACCAAGATGCGCCTGGTGCAGTTTGAGAAGAGCGCTACAGAGCCAATG GGGGTCACACTGAAACTGAATGAGAAGCAGCGATGCACAGTGGCCAGGATCCTGCATGGAGGAATGATTCACAGACAAG GTTCTCTCCATGTGGGAGATGAGATTGCTGAAATCAATGGGAGCAGTGTAGCTAATCAGTCCGTGGATCAGCTGCAAAAGATGTTG AAAGATACTACCGGAGTCGTCACCTTTAAGATCATCCCCAACCAGCAAGCCCAGTCCCTAGCATTTGAG ATGTACATGAGAGCTCAGTTTGACTACGATCCAACGAAAGATGATCTCGTACCATGCAAGGAAGCTGGTCTCAAATTCAAAACAGGTGACATCATCCAGATTATCAACAAGCAAGATCCAAACTGGTGGCAAGGCAGGCTGGAGGGCTCAGAGTCAGAGTTCGCAGGTCTGATCCCCTCCCCTGAACTGCAGGAGTG GCGTGTAGCGAGCAAAACCAAGTCCAGTGAGCAGGGCACCCAGTCCTGCAGCCCCTTCGGGAAGAAGAAGAAATGCAAAGACAAGTACCTGGCCAAGCACAGCTCAA TTTTTGATCAGCTGGATGTCATTTCCTATGAAGAGGTTGTGAAACTCCCTGCTTTCAACAGGAAAACGCTGATTCTCATAG GTGCCCCTGGAGTTGGAAGAAGCCATATCAAAAGCACTTTACTCACCAAGTACCCAGAGAAATTTGAGTATCCTTCCCCTC ATACCACCAGACCACAGAAGAAAGACGAAGAGCAAGGGAAACAGTATTATTTCATTTCTCAGGAATCCATGACAAAGTGCATCGCGGACAATGAGCTGGTAGAGTACGGCAGCTTCCAGGGACACATGTTCGGAACCAAGCTGGAAACCATCCACAAGATCCACGAGAAGGGCAGGATTGCACTCCTGGACATAGAGCCCCAG atCCTAAAACTACTTCGAACTGCGGAGTTCGCGCCGCTAGTGGTGTTCATCGCCCCGACCAACACAGCCAATCAG tccGAATCTTTGCAACAGATCCAGAAGGACTCCGACGCCATGCGCAGAGCGTATGGACACTACTTTGACCTGTCGCTAGTTAACAATGACGTGGAGGAGACTGTGAAGGGACTGGAGGAGGCGATGGAGCGAGCCAGCACTGCCCCTCAGTGGGTCCCTGTGTCCTGGGTTTATTGA